In the genome of Budorcas taxicolor isolate Tak-1 chromosome 7, Takin1.1, whole genome shotgun sequence, the window CTCCTACTTATTCCTTCGCCTCCTGGCTTCCTGTTTGCACTTGAACATGTGGAACAAACGTCTTTGTCAGGTTCTTAGCAGTGGCAGCTCCCTCTGCCAGGCATACACTTCTTCTGACATCACAAaggcttcttctctctcttttcaggAATCTTCAAACATCACCTAGTTTGAAGCTCTTCCCTGAACACTCAGGACAAAATAACACCTGCTACCACTCTCTCCTCTATacctggttttgttttcttcatagcaTCTGTGACATTCTGACATATTCTATCATGTTTCATTTGAATATCCTCATTCACCATCTTTGGATTGGGAGAGGTTTATTTTTCAGCACTTTCTACTGGTCAGCACTAAATATGTATttctcaaataaatgaagaaatacctCATTAGAACTCTAGAATATATGAGCTCTTTGCCAATGTGATGAGAATGGGACAAAAAATCTTTGTCAGAGATGAAATGGAGTACACTTTGGAAGAGAACTTTTCTATAAATAAGGTATTAAGATCAATTACTTGAGGGCTAAATAGAAATTGCAGTATTTCAGCTATGTGAATTATGCCAGTTTGTGTGCAAACTAGtcatgttgttttccttttttcctggtAGTCACCTCCACCCCATGGAGTCAGAGAATAATACACGAAtttcagaatttcttcttctgggactttcAGAAGAACAAGAACTGCAACCTCTCATATTTGGGCTCTTCCTCTCCATGTACCTAATCACTGTGTTTGGAAACCTACTCATCATCCTGGCCGTCAGCTCAgactcccacctccacacccccatgtacttcttcctctccaacctgtCCTTTGTAGACATCTGTTTTACTTCCACCACCGTCCCAAAGATGCTGTGGAACATCCAGACACAGAGCAAAGTCATAACCTATGAAGGCTGCATCACACAGATGTATTTTTACATGCTTTTTGCAGGATTAGATGACATTCTCCTGACAGTGATGGCCTATGATCGGtatgtggccatctgccaccCCCTGCACTATATGGTCATCATGAGCCCCCGGCTCTGCGGACTGCTGGTTCTGATATCCTGGGTGCAGATTGCCTTGTATTCCTTGCTACACAGCTTAATGGTGTTGCGATTGTCCTTCTGTCCAGTTGTACAAATCCCCCACTTTTTCTGTGAACTCAGTCAGGTGGTAAAACGTGCTACTTCTGACAACTTTCTTAATAACATAGTGATGTATTTGTCATCTGTCCTGATCGGTGTTGGTCCTTTTGCTGGTATCCTTTACTCATATTCTAAAATAGTTTCTTGCATATGTAAAATCACATCAGCTCAGGGGAAGTATAAAGCATTTTCCACCTGTGTGTCCCACCTCTCAGTTgtcttcctattttattttacaacctTAGGAGTTTACTTTAGCTCTGCTGCTTCCCAGAGCTCACATTCAAGTACAGCCGCCTCGGTGATGTACACTGTGGTCACACCCATGCTGAATCCTTTCATCTACAGTCTGAGAAACCGAGATATAAAAGAGGGTCTAAAGAGATTGTATTTGATGCCAAGTGTAAAAGACCAATTATACTAGTGCTCTGGATTGCATAACTCAAAGTATCAAAACCAGAAATTGTTCTTTGTtcaatgtgaaataaaatttgcTCCTTGCACTTATTTCCTGGGATttccacttttctttccttttttgaattCAGTATCTTTATAGAATTTTAGGAATCTTTATTCTCAGTCTTATATAtggacagtttttattttttcctacccACCATTTTCCTGGGATTTccacttttctttccttgtttgaaTTCAGTATCTTTATAGAATT includes:
- the LOC128051284 gene encoding olfactory receptor-like protein OLF4 — protein: MESENNTRISEFLLLGLSEEQELQPLIFGLFLSMYLITVFGNLLIILAVSSDSHLHTPMYFFLSNLSFVDICFTSTTVPKMLWNIQTQSKVITYEGCITQMYFYMLFAGLDDILLTVMAYDRYVAICHPLHYMVIMSPRLCGLLVLISWVQIALYSLLHSLMVLRLSFCPVVQIPHFFCELSQVVKRATSDNFLNNIVMYLSSVLIGVGPFAGILYSYSKIVSCICKITSAQGKYKAFSTCVSHLSVVFLFYFTTLGVYFSSAASQSSHSSTAASVMYTVVTPMLNPFIYSLRNRDIKEGLKRLYLMPSVKDQLY